From the genome of Longimicrobiaceae bacterium, one region includes:
- a CDS encoding ATP-binding protein: MNGAPAADATRATPDAPHPPEGRGSRILLLLDQPENRSLLAGELSRDYVMVPVEDDDALDGEFDLCVVDGRALDRLWERVQRRKATEHPAFLPVLLVTSRPGVKMITRHVWRSVDELIVAPIERPELRARVEILLRARTLSLELRRRADEASALAQRLEQRAAEMQAQSEALERRTLELQATTEKLEERTGAAEEANRVKSQFLATMSHELRTPLNAIAGYVQLLEMGLPGPVNAEQLRYLARIDRAQGVLLGLIDDVLSYARLEAGRIDYRSEPVPLAPLLERLEELVAPQLGERGLTWSCSTCGPDLAARGDAERILQILLNLASNAVKFTDPGGEVRVSAGAEGKTVQVRVADTGWGIPPERLREVFDPFVQVDRSRGEESQKGVGLGLAISRGMARAMGGSLDVESTPGVGSTFTLTLPRADAEE, encoded by the coding sequence ATGAACGGCGCGCCCGCCGCGGACGCCACCCGCGCCACGCCCGACGCGCCGCATCCCCCGGAGGGACGCGGCAGCCGCATTCTCCTGCTGCTGGACCAGCCCGAGAACCGGTCGCTGCTGGCCGGAGAACTGTCGCGCGACTACGTGATGGTGCCCGTGGAGGACGACGACGCGCTGGACGGGGAGTTCGACCTCTGCGTCGTGGACGGCCGCGCGCTGGACCGCCTGTGGGAGCGGGTGCAGCGCCGGAAGGCCACCGAGCACCCGGCCTTTCTTCCCGTGCTGCTGGTGACCTCGCGGCCGGGGGTAAAGATGATCACCCGCCACGTGTGGCGCAGCGTCGACGAACTGATCGTGGCCCCCATCGAGCGCCCCGAGCTGCGGGCGCGGGTAGAGATCCTGCTGCGCGCGCGGACGCTGTCGCTGGAGCTGCGCCGCCGCGCCGACGAGGCCAGCGCGCTTGCACAGCGGCTGGAGCAGCGCGCGGCCGAGATGCAGGCGCAGTCCGAGGCGCTGGAGCGGCGCACGCTCGAGCTGCAGGCCACCACGGAAAAGCTGGAGGAGCGCACCGGCGCGGCCGAAGAGGCCAACCGCGTGAAGAGCCAGTTCCTTGCGACCATGAGCCACGAGCTGCGCACCCCGCTGAACGCCATCGCCGGCTACGTGCAGCTCCTGGAGATGGGGCTCCCGGGACCGGTCAACGCGGAGCAGCTCCGCTACCTGGCGCGGATCGACCGCGCGCAGGGGGTGCTGCTGGGACTCATCGACGACGTGCTCAGCTACGCCCGCCTGGAGGCCGGGAGGATCGACTACCGCTCCGAGCCGGTGCCCCTGGCGCCGCTCCTGGAGCGCCTGGAGGAGCTGGTCGCGCCGCAGCTCGGGGAGCGCGGCCTGACCTGGAGCTGCAGCACGTGCGGCCCTGACCTCGCCGCGCGCGGCGACGCCGAGCGCATCCTGCAGATCCTGCTGAACCTGGCGAGCAACGCCGTGAAGTTCACCGACCCCGGCGGCGAGGTGCGGGTGAGCGCCGGGGCGGAGGGGAAGACGGTGCAAGTGCGCGTGGCGGACACCGGGTGGGGCATCCCCCCGGAGCGCCTGCGGGAGGTGTTCGACCCCTTCGTGCAGGTGGACCGCAGCCGCGGGGAGGAGAGCCAGAAGGGGGTGGGGCTGGGGCTGGCGATCTCGCGGGGGATGGCCCGCGCCATGGGCGGCAGCCTGGACGTGGAGAGCACCCCGGGGGTGGGGAGCACCTTCACGCTGACGCTCCCCCGCGCGGACGCAGAAGAGTAG